From the genome of Altererythrobacter sp. BO-6:
CGCTTACGCTAACGTCAATCGAGAGGAGAGGCTTGATGAGTGGTTTCGCGATGATTCGCTGCGCCGGAGGCCTGGCGGCGTGAGCCTTGTCACAGGCTCCCTGCAGCTGCGGCTGAAGCTGATCCACGGCTTCGGCGCAGTCGCGTTCGGAGTGAAGGATTCGGGCTTCAGCTTCTTCCTGCTGCTCTATTACAACCAGGTGCTGGGCATGGACGCAGGCGTGGTCAGCCTCGCCTTGCTGGTGGCGCTGCTGGTGGATGCCGTGGTCGATCCGATCCTGGGCCATCTGTCCGACCGGACCTACACACGCTGGGGCCGTCGGCTGCCATGGCTGTATCTCGCGCCGATCCCGCTGGCCTTCGCCTGGATCGCACTGTGGTCGCCGCCGGGTGCCGAGCCGCCGACCTTCTGGGGCCTGTTGGGCATCGCGGTGGTCGTGCGGGTGCTGCTGTCGGCCTGCGAAGTGCCCTCGGTCAGCCTGCTGCCAGAGATTACCGCCGACTATGACGAGCGCACCACGCTGTTCCGCTATCGCTATCTGTCGGGCTGGTCGGGCGGGATCCTGATGATGGTGCTGGCCTACACCGTTTTCATGCCGGGGCCGGAGGGACTGCTGCAGCGCGACGGTTACGCGCTATTCGGGATTTTCGGCGCCATCCTGATGGCCGTTTCAGTGATGGGCTCCGCCTTCGGGCAGCACCGCCTTGTTGCCGGTTATCCGGCAACCAAGCCTCCGCCATTCTCGCTCAAGACAGCTTTTTCGGAAATTATCGAGGCCTTCAGCGAACGTGCTTTCGTCATTTTCGCGCTAGGCGGGCTGGCTGCCTATGTCAGCCAGGGCATGTCGTTCTCGATGACGAATTATCTCAATGTCTTCGTGTGGCAGTTCGACCGCGCAGCCCTGACGGCATTCCCCGGCATCCTGTTCCTGTCTGTCGTGCTGATGTTCTTCATCGTCAGCCCCATGCACCGCCGCTTCGGCAAGCCCAAAAGTGCCGCGATCGGTGCGCTTTCGGCACTGGTTCTGTTTCTGCTGCCTTATGGCTTGTTGCTGTCAGGGGTGTGGCCGCAAGTCGGCACCTGGGCCTCCACCGGGCTGTACCTGGCGCTACACCTGCTGGGCAACACGATGGGGATCGTGGTGATGATTTCCGCATCGTCGATGATTGCAGAGATCGTCGAAGCATATCTGGAAAAGACCGGGCGGCGTGCCGAGGGCGCGTTCTATTCCGGCAACTGGCTGGTCCAGAAGTGCGCCACCGGGCTTGGCATCTTCCTGACCGGCCAGATCGTCGCCGCTTCGCAGCTGCCCTTCGACGCTGTTCCGGGCGCGATCGAGCAGGCTGTGATCGTAAAGATGATCGCGCTCTATTGCGGAGCGAGTATCGTACTGGCCTGTATCGCGGCCTATTGGCTGGGCCGCTTCCCGATCAGCCGGCATGAGCACGAAACGCGACTTGCCACGCTCAACGCGGCCGCGCGCGCCGATCCCGACGCGCATGCGATAACCCCGTGACATTGTACAAATGAGAGCTTGGCGCGGCGGATTGGCTCTGCCACGGTCGCCCCAACAGATTCGATTGCAAATCAGGACTTGAGAGGAACGCCCCCATGGATTTCGAACCCACCGAACGGCAGCAATACTGGCGCAATCGGGTGCGCGACTTCATCGAGAGCCACGTGCGCCCCGCAGTTCCCACCTACAAGGCGCAGGATGCCGAGGGCGAGCGCTGGAAGGTGATCCAGGTGGTCGAAGACCTCAAGGCCAAGGCCAAGGCCGAAGGCATCTGGAACCTGTTCATGCCGCCGCGCAATGACAGCCACCACCATGTCGACGACACGTTCGAATTCGAAGGGCCAGGCCTGACCAACCTCGAATATGCGCTCTGCGCGGAGGAAATGGGCCGCATCGGCTTTGCCAGTGAAGTGTTCAACTGCTCCGCGCCGGACACCGGCAACATGGAAGTGTTCCACCGCTATGGCACGGCTGAGCAGAAGGAAGAATGGCTGCGCCCGCTGATGAACGGCGAAATCCGTTCGGCCTTCCTGATGACGGAGCCCTATACCGCCTCCTCTGACGCAACCAATATCGAATGCCGGATCGAGCGCGACGGTGACCACTACGTCATCAACGGTCGCAAGTGGTGGTCATCCGGCGTGGGCGATCCGCGCTGCAAGGTGGCGATCGTGATGGGCAAGACGGACTTTTCCGCCGGGCGCCACGCCGCGCAATCGATGATCCTGATGCCGATGGACGCGCCGGGTGTGAACATCCTGCGCCACCTCCCGGTGTTCGGATATGACGACGCCCCGCACGGCCACATGGAAGTCGAGCTGAAGGACGTGCGCGTGCCCGTGACCAATATGCTGCTGGGCGAAGGGCGCGGCTTCGAGATCGCGCAGGGCCGCCTTGGCCCGGGCCGCATCCATCACTGCATGCGCACCATCGGCGTCGCCGAGGAAGCGCTCGCCAAGATGTGCCGCCGCCTGCAAGAGCGCGAAGCGTTCGGCAAGCCGATCTACAAGCATTCGGTGTGGGAAGAGCGGGTTGCCCGCGCCCGGATCGATATCGACATGACCCGCCTGCTCTGCCTGAAAGCGGCCGACATGATGGACAAGGTCGGCAACAAGAGCGCCAAGCAGGAAATCGCCATGATCAAGGTCCAGGCGCCCAATATGGCGCTACGGATCATTGACGATGCGATCCAGGCGCATGGCGGCGGCGGCGTGTCGGACGATTATGGCCTCGCCAATGCCTATGCCCACCAGCGCACTTTGCGGTTGGCTGACGGGCCGGACGAAGTCCACGCCCGCTCGATCGCGCGGATGGAATTCGCCAAGCACATGCCGCAGCCCGGGCCGACCGCCAACGCCCTGCGCGATGGCAAGGCGCCGACAATGGGCGAGGCGGGCTTCAGCTCGGGCGATATGGGCGTGGCGCGTTAAGGGAGCGGACCATTGGCAAAAGCAGCCATTCTTGAACAACCCGGCCAAGGCCTCGTCATCGGCGAGGTCGAGCTGGCCGATCCCGGCCCGCATGAGGTTCTGATCGACACCAAGGCCTGCGGCCTGTGCCATTCGGACCTGCATTTCATCGACGGCGCCTATCCCCACCCGCTGCCGGCCATTCCCGGCCATGAGGCGGCAGGCGTGGTGCGCGCGGTGGGCAGCGAAGTGAAGACAGTGAAGCCGGGCGACCACGTGGTCTCCTGCCTCAGCGCCTTCTGCGGGCATTGCGAATTCTGCGTAACAGGTCGGATGGCGCTGTGCATGGGCGCCGACACGCGGCGGGGATCGGGCAGCGCGCCGCGCATTACCCGCGCCGATGGCTCGCCTGTGATGCAGATGCTCAACCTTTCGGCCTTCAGCGAACAGATGCTGATCCACGAACATGCCTGCGTGGCGATCGACAAAGATATGCCGCTTGACCGTGCCGCCGTGATCGGCTGCGCGGTGACGACCGGCGCGGGGACGATCTTCAATGCGGCCAAGGTGGTACCTGGCGAGACCGTGGCTGTCATCGGTTGCGGCGGCGTCGGCCTGGCGGTGATCAATGCCGCGAAAATCGCCGGCGCGGGCAAGGTGATCGCCGCCGATCCGATCCCGGAAAAGCGCGAGCTGGCCAAGGCGCTGGGCGCGACCCACACGGTTGACGCCATGGCGCCCGATGCCGCCAAGCAGATCATCGAAATTTCCGGTGGCGGCGTGCATTACGGGATCGAAGCGGTGGGCCGGCAAGCCTCGGCAGACCTGGCCGTCGCCTCGCTCCGCCGCGGCGGCACGGCGATCATCCTGGGCATGATGCCGCTCGACTGCAAGGTCGGCCTCGGCGCGATGGACCTGCTCGGCGGCAAGAAGCTGATGGGCGCGCTGATGGGGATGAACCATTTCCCGGTCGACCTGCCGCGCCTGGTTGATTTCTACATGCGCGGGCTGCTCGATCTCGATACGATCATCGCCGAGCGGATCCCGCTGGAGCAGATCAACGAGGGCTTCGACAAGATGCGCAGCGGCCATTCGGCGCGCAGCGTGGTGGTGTTCGACTGATGGCGCAGGATCCCGCTCCGATCGATTTCGACAAGGAAATGGTCGGCACGGTCGAAGTGCCGGAGAAGGACCGGCTAGACCTTGATCGGCTGACCGAATGGTTCGAAGCCAATGTCGAAGGCTTTGCCGGGCCGATCAGCTACACCAAGTTCAAGGGCGGCCAGTCGAACCCGACCTACCGCATCGACACGCCCGACGCTTCCTACGTGCTGCGCCGCCAGCCCTTCGGCAAGCTGCTGCCCAGTGCGCACGCGGTCGACCGCGAATATGCGGCGATGACCGGCCTTTACCCGACCGGCTTCCCCGTACCGCGCACTTTTGGCCTGTGCGAGGATACCGAGGTGATCGGCGCCAAGTTCTTCGTGATGAGCATGGCCAATGGGCGCAGCTTGTGGAACGGCGCCTTGCCGCAATACTCGAAGGACGAGCGCCGCGAAATCTACCACGCGCTGATCGACACCATGGCGGACCTGCACCTCAAGGACCCGCAGGCGATCGGCATGGGCGATTATGGCAAGCCGACCGATTATTGCGCGCGCCAGATCAGCCGCTGGACCAAGCAGTACAAGCTATCGGAAACCGAGCACCAGCCGAATATGGAACGGCTGATCGAGTGGCTGCCTGAAACGATCCCGCCGCAGCACAATTCCAGCGTGGTGCATGGCGACTATCGGCTCGACAA
Proteins encoded in this window:
- a CDS encoding MFS transporter codes for the protein MSLVTGSLQLRLKLIHGFGAVAFGVKDSGFSFFLLLYYNQVLGMDAGVVSLALLVALLVDAVVDPILGHLSDRTYTRWGRRLPWLYLAPIPLAFAWIALWSPPGAEPPTFWGLLGIAVVVRVLLSACEVPSVSLLPEITADYDERTTLFRYRYLSGWSGGILMMVLAYTVFMPGPEGLLQRDGYALFGIFGAILMAVSVMGSAFGQHRLVAGYPATKPPPFSLKTAFSEIIEAFSERAFVIFALGGLAAYVSQGMSFSMTNYLNVFVWQFDRAALTAFPGILFLSVVLMFFIVSPMHRRFGKPKSAAIGALSALVLFLLPYGLLLSGVWPQVGTWASTGLYLALHLLGNTMGIVVMISASSMIAEIVEAYLEKTGRRAEGAFYSGNWLVQKCATGLGIFLTGQIVAASQLPFDAVPGAIEQAVIVKMIALYCGASIVLACIAAYWLGRFPISRHEHETRLATLNAAARADPDAHAITP
- a CDS encoding acyl-CoA dehydrogenase family protein, producing MDFEPTERQQYWRNRVRDFIESHVRPAVPTYKAQDAEGERWKVIQVVEDLKAKAKAEGIWNLFMPPRNDSHHHVDDTFEFEGPGLTNLEYALCAEEMGRIGFASEVFNCSAPDTGNMEVFHRYGTAEQKEEWLRPLMNGEIRSAFLMTEPYTASSDATNIECRIERDGDHYVINGRKWWSSGVGDPRCKVAIVMGKTDFSAGRHAAQSMILMPMDAPGVNILRHLPVFGYDDAPHGHMEVELKDVRVPVTNMLLGEGRGFEIAQGRLGPGRIHHCMRTIGVAEEALAKMCRRLQEREAFGKPIYKHSVWEERVARARIDIDMTRLLCLKAADMMDKVGNKSAKQEIAMIKVQAPNMALRIIDDAIQAHGGGGVSDDYGLANAYAHQRTLRLADGPDEVHARSIARMEFAKHMPQPGPTANALRDGKAPTMGEAGFSSGDMGVAR
- a CDS encoding Zn-dependent alcohol dehydrogenase, whose protein sequence is MAKAAILEQPGQGLVIGEVELADPGPHEVLIDTKACGLCHSDLHFIDGAYPHPLPAIPGHEAAGVVRAVGSEVKTVKPGDHVVSCLSAFCGHCEFCVTGRMALCMGADTRRGSGSAPRITRADGSPVMQMLNLSAFSEQMLIHEHACVAIDKDMPLDRAAVIGCAVTTGAGTIFNAAKVVPGETVAVIGCGGVGLAVINAAKIAGAGKVIAADPIPEKRELAKALGATHTVDAMAPDAAKQIIEISGGGVHYGIEAVGRQASADLAVASLRRGGTAIILGMMPLDCKVGLGAMDLLGGKKLMGALMGMNHFPVDLPRLVDFYMRGLLDLDTIIAERIPLEQINEGFDKMRSGHSARSVVVFD
- a CDS encoding phosphotransferase family protein translates to MAQDPAPIDFDKEMVGTVEVPEKDRLDLDRLTEWFEANVEGFAGPISYTKFKGGQSNPTYRIDTPDASYVLRRQPFGKLLPSAHAVDREYAAMTGLYPTGFPVPRTFGLCEDTEVIGAKFFVMSMANGRSLWNGALPQYSKDERREIYHALIDTMADLHLKDPQAIGMGDYGKPTDYCARQISRWTKQYKLSETEHQPNMERLIEWLPETIPPQHNSSVVHGDYRLDNVIFHKTENRIIAVLDWELSTLGDPIADFSYLMLNWHNPADGRAGLLGLDLEELGIPSQQEAVERYVARTGYPVPPMDWYFAYNLFRLAGIMQGIKKRVIDGTASSAHARQMSERVTPLIERAYEFALSAGMPE